A genomic segment from uncultured Methanobrevibacter sp. encodes:
- a CDS encoding adenosylcobinamide amidohydrolase, whose protein sequence is MSIDDKNQEFELIMKTSDGDEILKNSDTVLVKFGPERNGIITSWLNGGYNEDLSAVFNHQLSQENIDKYVDGGILDFLKDLSSDFCNDLDLRSDKLSGLITSADMNSYSIACERYRDIEVIAITTAGARVNAVSAGDLASYYEINADYRYDLDEDSDNNQNPNKPGTINTILLINTKLDESSLLLAEMIAVEAKAVALRDLMVSSNYSNEIATGTGTDGIAIFSNLESENFTDNVSKHAKIGELIGKVVIDSIKDALAKLQWLTPTYQLNALVRLDRFQYNLDDFYNNYLPKHVRMEDENDKREFILSLIGISKNPELVSYVSLIIHLLDQYRYGLLSKKTVLKASNSILENQLNNDEWLSMKLLLDYIIKNQLD, encoded by the coding sequence ATGTCAATTGATGATAAAAATCAGGAATTTGAATTGATCATGAAAACAAGTGATGGTGATGAAATACTAAAGAATTCAGACACTGTGCTTGTTAAATTTGGCCCTGAAAGAAATGGGATAATCACTTCTTGGTTAAATGGAGGTTACAATGAGGATTTATCTGCTGTTTTCAATCATCAATTGTCTCAGGAAAACATTGATAAGTATGTTGATGGAGGAATATTGGATTTCCTAAAGGACTTATCCTCTGATTTTTGCAATGATTTGGATTTAAGGAGCGATAAGTTAAGCGGTCTTATTACCTCTGCAGACATGAATAGCTATTCAATAGCTTGTGAAAGATACCGAGATATTGAAGTTATTGCAATAACTACTGCAGGTGCTAGAGTAAATGCAGTTTCAGCAGGAGATCTCGCTTCATATTATGAAATCAATGCAGATTATCGTTATGATTTAGATGAAGATTCTGACAATAATCAAAATCCCAATAAGCCTGGAACTATCAATACAATCCTTTTAATCAATACAAAACTTGATGAAAGCTCCCTTTTATTGGCAGAAATGATTGCTGTAGAGGCAAAAGCAGTTGCCCTTAGGGATTTAATGGTATCAAGCAACTATTCAAATGAGATAGCTACAGGCACAGGAACTGATGGAATAGCTATTTTCTCAAATCTGGAAAGTGAAAACTTCACTGATAATGTAAGCAAACATGCTAAAATAGGGGAGCTTATTGGAAAAGTGGTTATTGATTCAATCAAGGATGCTTTGGCAAAATTGCAATGGTTGACTCCAACTTATCAATTGAATGCATTGGTTAGATTGGATAGGTTCCAATACAATTTAGATGATTTTTATAATAATTATTTGCCAAAACATGTGAGAATGGAAGATGAAAATGATAAAAGGGAATTCATTCTTTCATTAATCGGCATTTCTAAAAATCCAGAATTGGTTTCATATGTTTCACTTATCATTCATCTTTTAGATCAGTATAGATATGGCTTGTTAAGCAAGAAAACAGTTTTAAAAGCTTCCAATTCAATTTTGGAAAATCAATTGAATAATGATGAATGGCTTTCCATGAAATTGCTTTTAGATTATATCATCAAGAATCAATTAGACTGA